The DNA region GAGTAAAAGGATTCACACCAAAAACACTGATTATGTCAAGAGATTTTGTGCTGTAGTCCCTCATCATCTCTTACTTTGACTATAATGTCACACACTATTATTCACAAAACATTTTCTTGGTTGCGCTCTTCGTGGTTGAGGTACTTGATTAGTCGTGGTGGGAGGGGCAGTTTTTTGATGCACCTCAGTCTGTGGATTCCAACCTGCTGGCGAATCTTCTGCCTGCACAGCTGCATCAGTGGACGTGATTGCGCTGGAAGACAATGGCAACAGATACAGTAATACTgtatacagatacagatacagtatgctTGTATATAGAAAGTACATAACATGTGCACAAGTCATTCCAAATAAGTGGCTGTTTGGGCAGTgtcgtgtgtgcatgcatgaattCCCCCTCATCACATCAGTAACCCCAGTAGCCAAGGGCATAACTTTGTGTTGAATATTGGGGGGGTTCAGGGTCAATGGATTCGGGGTTTGACACCCTTGTAGGGGGTTTGGGGGCAttctacccccccaaaaaagaagaaaaaaagaaatagctGTGAAATGGTGGTTTCTGGTTAATTTTTAAGGGAAAATACATACAAAACTTTTCTGATAATTTAGACAATCACAACTGAAATACCAATCATTTCTGTATTACTTTAAACTCTTGGTCTAACTAATATAATTCAGAAAGTCACCATCAAACCCCTGCTTTAACTACATTTACATGTCATAACCCATTATTCTGTTTGTGTACCCTTCACCACACTTTTCAtcgtctaaaatatattttccccctCCAGAAATTAGGCTAACAACATACTGGTCCATATTATCAGGCTGGTGTGTTATTTAGCAATGAGCTAAATAACCTGTAGCCTAACTGATGCAGCATGCAGGCTGGCTGCAGCATACTGGCATTTGTGCATTTAGCCAGATCAGTGCTTCCCAAACTTTAGTTAAGTTGGTTCTAGAAGTATTGTAAGGATGATTATTAGGTTGCATAAACATGATTAGTGCTATCCCCCCCGAATTTTGGCCTTCACATTGTTTTTTTGAACATTAATAAGGAGGATAGGCTTTCGCTGCTGGCCAGAGTCTGAGAGACATGCAGGGCAAGCTGCACTGAGAGAAACAGGCTTGCTTGAGCCTACTGCCTGAGGTTCAGATAATTATTTAAAGGTTGACAATATTTCCACAGTGGTCAGTGAGCTCTCAAAATTGATCCCAATATAACCGTTACCAACTACCACTTGTTTTGAAAACTAGCATTCACATGTGAGATGCGCATCACTTCACAATAGAAACTTTCCCCATTTGACAAAATATAATTTTCAATATAATAATTTTTCATGCTTATGAATTTACCATAAAATGTGACTGTACTAATTGATTTGTTATAAGTTAGCTCACAGTTTTGAGGGTTTgctaagaagagagagatgaaagagagaaagagagaaagagaggagatattGCACGTTTCTCTGTTCTTCTTACAAGCCTTGCtcaacttttttccccctctgagtACCGGGCCAAACCAAAAGCATAATTGGTGGCGGGCGCTGTAAAGCCACAGAAATCCAGTAGCTACCTGACACTTCACAGTGGGAAAATTATTTTTAATCAATCAAACCCAGGTctctagtgacacctctagcactgcgatacagtgcttAGACCACAGTGCCACTCGGTCCCTTATGAGCCTGCCAGCAGCTGCTAGCTAGAGATTAGCTCTGGGATCCAGGTCAAGGCACCACTGTAACAGGCTGGTATGAACCCTGCTTATTAGCCAAGCATACAGTCCTGCTATACCAAAATGCTACCTTATGTTGTGTagtatgtgtaggtgtgtctgtgtgtatgtacagtatgtgtacatgaCACTCACTTGCTTTCTCCTTGATGACTTCCCAGTCCTCCAAGCTATCTAGGTGCTCAGTAAGTCTGGAGCAGAGTTTCACATGGCCAACGTAATTCAGGAGTACATCTATGATGGGTCCTGCCCAGCGAGTAAAGATTACCTCACAGAACTAATGATGGAAACACAAAAAGCAATGGTAGGCTATGGtatattgtattttttagtcTCTACTTTACAAGAAGTGTCCCAAATACCTATGTGCTAACATGACAGCTTAACAATTATAGACGTTTACAGTGTAGGTAAACATTATTACATAGTAAATCAAAAAAACATTCCTTACCACAGGACACTTCAATGAGTGACTATAAAGGGGGAAATTAAATTGATCTGTTTCTGCATAGATCCGATAATTTATTGACAATACATATTATGAAAGAGAGTGCTCCTTTTTCTATATTTCAACCCGGTGAAGTGtcctggggtaaggaatgtttTGGGGATTTTCAAGTCCCTCAGTCTAGGAACTGATTACCTTTTTTGATCAAGCTGGGCTAAAGCGCGTTTGGATACACTTTCTTGCCATTGTTACATAGTACTTACAACTGTTGCcgacagcataccaccctgcatcccactgctggcttacctctgaagctaagcagggttggtcctagatgggagaccagatgctgctggaagtggtgttgtaGGACCAGTAGGGAGCACTCTGGCCTCCGGTCTTAAGATCGAATCCCAGGGCAGTGAATGGGCCATTTCCCTGCTCAgagtgctgtctttcggatgggatgttaaacgggtgacCTGACTCACTGTGGTCATTAAAAATCCCCCTTATtgcaagagtaggggtgttaaagctggtgtcctggctaaatgtCCATTTTGGCCACCTAATAATCCCCCTTATTCTTAATtggcattaaatcaaatcaaatcaaatcaaaatttattagtcacatacacatggttagcagatgttaatgcgagtgtagcgaaatgcttgtgcttctagttccgacaatgcagtaataaccaacagtaatctaacctaacaattccacactactaccttacacacacacacaagtgtaaagggataaagaatatgtacataaagatatatgaatgagtggtggtacagaacgcaggcaagatgcagtagatgtatagagtacggtatatacatatgagatgagtactgtagggtatgtaaacataaagtggcatagtttaaagtggctagtggtacatgtattacataaagatggcaagatgcagtagatgatatagagtacagtatatacatatgagatggtaatgtagggtatgtaaacattatattaagtggcattgtttaaagtggctagtggtacattttacataatttccatcaattcccatttttaaagtggctggagttgagtcagtatgttggcagcggccgctaaatgttagtggtggctgtttaacagtctgatggccttgagatagaagctgtttttcagtctctcggtccctgctttgatgcacctgtactgacctcgccttctggatgatagcggggtgaacaggcagtggcttgggtggttgttgtccttgatgatctttatggccttcctgtgacatcgggtggtgtaggtgtcctggagggcaggtagtttgcccccggtgatgcgttctgcagacctcactaccctctggagagccttacggttgtgggcggagcagttgccgtaccaggcggtgatacagcccgacaggatgctctcgattgtgcatctgtagaagtttgtgagtgcttttggtgacaagccgaatttcttcagcctcctgaggttgaagaggcgctgctgcgccttcttcacaacgctgtctgtgtgggtggaccaattcagtttgtcctgatgtgtacaccgaggaacttaaaactttccaccttctccactactgacccgtcgatgtggataggggggtgctccctctgctgtttcctgaagtccacaatcatctcctttgttttgttgacgttgagtgtgaggttattttcctgaccacactccgagggccctcacctcctccctgtaggccgtctcgtcgttgttggtaatcaagcctaccactgtagtgtcatccgcaaacttgatgattgagttggaggcgtgcatggccacgcagtcgtgggtgaacagggagtacaggagagggctcagaacgcacccttgtggggccccagtgttgaggatcagcggggtggagatgttgttacctaccctcaccacctgggggcggcccgtcaggaagtccaggacccagttgcacagggcggggtcgagacccagggtctcgagcttgatgacgagtttggagggtactatggtgttaaatgctgagctgtaatcgatgaacagcattctcacatgggtattcctcttgtccagatgggttagggcagtgtgcagtgtggttgcgattgcgtcgtctgtggacctattgggtcggtaagcaaattggagtgggtctagggtgtccggtagggtggaggtgatatggtccttgactagtctctcaaagcacttcatgatgacggaaatgagtgctacggggcggtagtcgtttagctcagttaccttagctttctttgggaacaggaacaatggtggccctcttgaagcatgtgggaacagcagactgggataaggattgattgaatatgtccgtaaacacaccagccagctggtctgcgcatgctctgaggacgcggctgggaatgccgtctgggcctgcagccttgcgagggttaacacgtttaaatgttttactcacctcggctgcagtgaaggagagcccgcaggttttggtagggggccgtgtcagtggcactgtattgtcctcaaagcggcaaaaaagttgtttagcctgtctgggagcaagacatcctggtccgcgacggggctggttttctttttgtaatccgtgattgactgtagaccctgccacatacctctgtgtctgagctgttgaattgcgactcgattttgtctctgtactgggacttagcctgtttattgccttgcggagagaatagctacactgtttgtattcggtcatgcttccggtcaccttgccctggttaaaagcagtggttcgccgctttcagtttcacgcgaatgtgccgtcaatccacggtttctggtttgggaatgttttaatcgttgctgtgggtacgacatcgtcaatgcacttcctaatgaactcgctcaccgaatcagcatattcgtcaatattgttgttggacgcaatgcggaacatattccaatccgcgtgatcgaagcagtcttgaagcgttgattcagattggtcggaccagcgttgaacagacctgagtgcgggagcttgttgtttagtttctgtttgtaggctggaatcaacaaaatggagtcgtggtcagcttttccgaaaggggggcgggggagccttatatgcgtcgcggaaattagtataacaatgatctagggtttttccagccctggtagcacaatcgatatgctgatagaatttagggagttttgtttttagattagccttgttaaaatccccagctacgatgaatgcagcctcagggtgtgtggttccagtttacaaagaagtcagataaagttcgttcagggccatcgatgtgtctgcttgggggggaatatatacggctggtatatgattgaagagaattcccttggtagataatgcggtcgacatttgattgtgaggagttctagatcaggtgaacagaagacttgagttcctgtgtgttgttatgatgatcacaccacgtctcttaatcataaggcatacccccccgcccctcttcttaccaaaagatgtttgtttctgtcggcgcgatgcatgaagaaaccagctggctgcaccgactccgttagcgtctcttgagttagccatgtttccgtgaagcagagcacgttgcaatccctgatgtctctctggaatgctacccgtgctcggatttcatcaaccttattgtcaagagactggacattggcgagtagtatgctagggagtggagcgcgatgtgcccgtctccgaagcctgaccacgagaccgcctcgtttgccccttttacggcgtcgcacagggtcgccggctgggatcagatccattgtattgggtggaaggcaaaacacttgGAATCcggtttcgggaaagtcatattcctggtaggaacgatgatgagttgacgttaatcgtatattcagtagttcctcccgactgtatgtaatgaaacctaagattacctggggtaccgatgtaagaaataacacataaaaaaacaaaatactgcatattttccaaggaacgcgaagcgaggcggccatctcttttcggcgccggaagtagtttGCAAGCATTATATTTAgaatgtatgtaaatatattacaCATATGCACATACTAAAcatttaattgttattttgtttaccTGAACAGGTTCCCCAGTGTTTCTGAGTGTATTGGTATTGTAGTGCAAGTCATCCCTCTCAGAGGTATCCTGATGTGGTGGGTGTGGACCACTGCCATAAGTGCAACTAAAACAGGAGAGGGCGTCGCAGCCATTGTCCATCAGATACTTCAGCATGGACAGGTACTTCATACCAAATATGAGGGTGGCCGGGAACGAGGTGGGGTGAGTGGGTACGTTGGCGTTGACATTGGCACCGTGCTCCACCAGCAAAATGACCAATTCGATACTACCCTGCCTCAATGCTACCAGTAGCGGGTTGAAGGTGTCCAGGTTTGGGATGGCGCCGGCTTctagaagcatggtggctgcgTCCACGTTGCCGTTGGCGACAGCGAAGTAGAGAGTCGTGCTACGATGGTCCTCATACATCATGGAGCGGTCATCTGACAGCATGGCGTTGACGTCGTAGCCGGCCTCAATCAGGACCTCCACAACTGCATCCCTGTTGCACTCGGCGGCCAGGTGGAGGGGACTGACTCCACTGCGATTCACTCTGTACTTGCTGGTGACTTTGATCAGCAATGACACGATACTGAAATAGAAAACCACACAGAGGAAATTAGGGGGTGCCCAGAGTGGAAGATTAGTGTTCGGGTTAAAGCATTCCCTTAAAACATTCCTAAAGTTTCCATATTTTTCAGAAATCACAGTTAGAGTATTCCCAGATGGAGAATTCCCTTCCTGGTTACTACCCTTCTGATAGCAGGAATCCTCCAACCGGAATCCTCCAACTGGAATTCTCCAACCGGAATCCTCCAACTGGAATTCTCCAATTGGAATCCGAGTAATCCAAGTCTCCACAAGAAATACCGTCACAGGACACAAGGCATACAGTACACATTCTATTCCGAAAAATAACATTTCTTCACAGCTTTGTTGTGGTGTGTCTAGAATATGTGTCACAGTTCTGACTAAACCTAGCATTTTGCATTGTGTACTTTACGAACTGAAAGATTACAGTAGCATTTTCATTGGTTGAGAGTCCCTTTCTAACTTCTGTTCATTTCAGTTTAGGTGCGGAGAAAGGTGCATGTGAGTCAGTGGAGTTGGAAACAGAAACTAGGAGGTAGAGTACAGCGGCgatcagtgccgtttaagatgagggaggacaatatattttttttatgagcatggccttatttctattacagcatattggatgactgtcattcatattccgttCAACCAGCTTAATGCAatatcgataggtttaggctactatagGATACTCACACTTTCCCTATGCCCATCATGATGTTGCTACAACCGAGCCTATAAATGGAAGTTTATAACGTAGGTGAACAGGTCAAGAGAAAttttagtaatcaaggtgacagacaatgacacattcaataccactttgcacattcttgtcTCCATCCgttctagggtgtaatcattagtccaacagttgcaacaagagtttctattggacaattcaggtatgtttatccccatttctaaaagtggcagtaataaagcctctcttgaaaaagccaaaccttttCCTGGAAAATGTAAAAGatctatcggcctatatcgaatctcccattactctcaacatttaaaaaaaatctgttgcaccgcaactcactgccttcctgaagacaaatatatgtatacgaaacgcttcagtcttgTTTTAGATCACATCATAGCAccgagactgcactcgtgaaggtggtaattgaccttttaatggcattaGACCatgttcttgcctggtttagatcttatctattggaaagatatcagttagtctctgtggatggtttgtcttttgacaaatcaattgtaagtttcgccgttcctcaaggttctgttttaggaccactattgttttcactatatagttttcctcttgttgatgtcattcagaaacacaatgtcaactttcactgctacgTGGACGAcatacagctgtacatttcaattaaattgCCTACCctgaaagcctgtgtttcagacattagGAAGTGGATGACGGCAAaggttttacttttaaactcagacaaaacagagatgctagttctaggtcccaagaaacaaagagatctgctgttggatctgacaattaatcttgatggttgtacagttgtctcaaataaa from Salvelinus sp. IW2-2015 linkage group LG14, ASM291031v2, whole genome shotgun sequence includes:
- the LOC111972895 gene encoding ankyrin repeat and SOCS box protein 2-like, giving the protein MINKCDLKGQTALILAVYREKVACVEMLLEKGADPDLANKDRETPLYKACESGNAEIVVMLLNHGAVVNKHCIQGCTALQEAVSRNNVEICEILVQAGAKLSPTNMYGIAPLFTAAQSGHEETLRFLIKHGADINSEASDGATALYEAAKNGHEDIVELLLSQDADANKAGNKGLLPLHIAAQRGADGIVSLLIKVTSKYRVNRSGVSPLHLAAECNRDAVVEVLIEAGYDVNAMLSDDRSMMYEDHRSTTLYFAVANGNVDAATMLLEAGAIPNLDTFNPLLVALRQGSIELVILLVEHGANVNANVPTHPTSFPATLIFGMKYLSMLKYLMDNGCDALSCFSCTYGSGPHPPHQDTSERDDLHYNTNTLRNTGEPVQFCEVIFTRWAGPIIDVLLNYVGHVKLCSRLTEHLDSLEDWEVIKEKATQSRPLMQLCRQKIRQQVGIHRLRCIKKLPLPPRLIKYLNHEERNQENVL